A window of Amycolatopsis australiensis contains these coding sequences:
- a CDS encoding helix-turn-helix domain-containing protein has translation MTDAITQALAEVGPRLKRVRTQRRVTLADLSAATGISKSTLSRLESGQRKPSLELLLPIAQAHQVPLDELVGAPEVGDPRVRLTARRIPRHNGTTMTVLPLTRQPGAPQAFKMILEPDPGEPEPQVHEGYEWLYVLSGRLRLILADRDMTLGPGEAAEFDTRLPHWFGAVGGPAEILSLFGKQGERLHLRAKSR, from the coding sequence ATGACGGACGCGATCACCCAGGCACTGGCCGAAGTCGGCCCCCGGCTCAAGCGGGTCCGCACGCAGCGGCGGGTCACGCTCGCCGACCTTTCGGCGGCGACGGGCATCTCGAAGAGCACGCTGTCGCGGCTCGAGTCCGGCCAGCGCAAGCCGAGCCTGGAGCTGCTGCTGCCGATCGCCCAGGCCCACCAGGTGCCACTCGACGAGCTGGTCGGCGCGCCGGAGGTCGGCGACCCCCGGGTGCGGCTGACCGCGCGCCGCATCCCGCGGCACAACGGCACGACCATGACCGTGCTCCCGCTGACCCGCCAGCCCGGCGCGCCGCAGGCGTTCAAGATGATCCTGGAACCCGACCCCGGCGAACCGGAACCACAGGTCCATGAAGGCTACGAGTGGCTGTACGTCCTGTCGGGCCGGCTGCGCCTGATCCTGGCCGACCGGGACATGACGCTCGGCCCGGGCGAGGCGGCGGAGTTCGACACGCGGCTGCCGCACTGGTTCGGCGCGGTCGGCGGGCCGGCGGAGATCCTCAGCCTGTTCGGGAAGCAGGGGGAGCGGCTGCACCTGCGGGCGAAGTCGCGCTGA
- a CDS encoding acetaldehyde dehydrogenase (acetylating) has protein sequence MAPVMAAIVGPGNIGTDLLAKLRRSDVLEVGYVVGVVESEGLERARAQGIAASAEGVGWLLRQDPLPDLVFEATSAKAHAAHAPRYAEAGVQAVDLTPAHLGPMVCPPVNLGAHLDAPNVSMITCGGQATIPMVHAVSRVTPVPYAEIVASVASRGAGPGTRANIDEFTRTTSQAVAEIGGAGRGKAIIILNPVEPPMIMRDTVFCAIGPDADRDAVTASIHEMADAVRQYVPGYTLRAEPQFDDARADWDGHARVGIFLEVRGNGDYLPEYAGNLDIMTAAAARVGELMARAKQEVPA, from the coding sequence ATGGCTCCCGTGATGGCAGCGATCGTCGGCCCCGGCAACATCGGTACCGATTTGCTGGCGAAGCTGCGACGCAGTGATGTGCTCGAAGTCGGTTACGTCGTCGGGGTGGTCGAGTCCGAAGGGCTCGAGCGGGCCCGCGCGCAGGGGATCGCGGCGTCCGCCGAGGGGGTCGGCTGGCTGCTTCGCCAGGACCCCCTGCCGGACCTCGTGTTCGAGGCCACCTCCGCGAAGGCCCACGCCGCTCACGCTCCGCGCTATGCCGAGGCCGGTGTCCAGGCCGTCGACCTGACGCCCGCGCATCTCGGGCCCATGGTGTGCCCGCCCGTGAACCTCGGTGCGCACCTCGATGCCCCGAACGTCTCGATGATCACCTGCGGTGGCCAGGCGACCATTCCCATGGTGCACGCCGTCTCGCGGGTGACGCCGGTGCCCTACGCCGAGATCGTCGCGTCGGTCGCCTCGCGCGGTGCCGGGCCCGGGACGCGGGCCAACATCGACGAGTTCACCCGCACGACGTCGCAGGCCGTGGCCGAGATCGGCGGGGCAGGACGGGGCAAGGCGATCATCATCCTCAACCCGGTCGAGCCGCCGATGATCATGCGGGACACCGTCTTCTGCGCGATCGGGCCCGACGCCGACCGTGACGCCGTCACCGCGTCGATCCACGAAATGGCCGACGCCGTCCGCCAGTACGTCCCCGGTTACACGCTGCGCGCCGAACCGCAGTTCGACGACGCCCGCGCGGACTGGGACGGCCACGCCCGGGTCGGAATCTTCCTCGAGGTCCGCGGCAACGGCGACTACCTGCCCGAATACGCCGGCAACCTCGACATCATGACCGCCGCCGCAGCGCGCGTCGGTGAGCTCATGGCCCGCGCGAAGCAGGAGGTGCCCGCATGA
- a CDS encoding NAD-dependent protein deacetylase yields the protein MRTRPTLTWTSPDAPLPRTSSLDELTGVVARGRVAVLSGAGLSTESGIPDYRGAAGSLRRHTPMTYDEFVTSPEGRQRYWARSHLGWRTIARATPNDGHRAVTALREGGYVGGVITQNVDGLHQAAGTADAVELHGSLDRVICLGCRRTSPRAELDRRLRAANPGFAGAATRINPDGDVELPDEVVRRFTTVPCTACGGVLKPDVVFFGENVPRPRVEQCYRLVDDADALLVLGSSLTVMSGLRFVRHAAAAGKPVAILNHGETRGDRYAAVRVDLPLGRALTELATRLGCGLSEDRGRSA from the coding sequence GTGCGGACCCGCCCGACCCTGACGTGGACGTCTCCCGACGCGCCGCTGCCCCGGACTTCGAGCCTCGACGAGCTGACCGGCGTCGTCGCGCGCGGGCGGGTGGCCGTGCTCAGCGGTGCCGGGCTGTCCACCGAGTCCGGGATCCCCGACTACCGCGGGGCAGCCGGCAGCCTGCGCCGGCACACGCCGATGACCTACGACGAGTTCGTCACCAGCCCGGAAGGGCGGCAGCGCTACTGGGCGCGCAGTCACCTCGGCTGGCGCACGATCGCCCGCGCCACCCCGAACGACGGCCACCGCGCGGTCACCGCTCTGCGCGAAGGCGGCTATGTCGGCGGCGTGATCACCCAGAACGTCGACGGCCTGCACCAGGCGGCCGGCACGGCGGACGCGGTCGAGCTGCACGGCAGCCTCGACCGCGTGATCTGCCTCGGCTGCCGCCGCACGAGCCCGCGCGCCGAGCTGGACCGGCGGCTGCGCGCGGCGAACCCGGGTTTCGCGGGCGCGGCCACCCGGATCAACCCCGACGGCGACGTCGAGCTGCCGGACGAGGTGGTCCGCCGGTTCACGACCGTGCCGTGCACGGCGTGCGGCGGTGTGCTCAAGCCCGACGTGGTGTTCTTCGGCGAAAACGTCCCGCGGCCGCGGGTCGAGCAGTGCTACCGGCTGGTCGACGACGCCGACGCGTTGTTGGTGCTGGGCTCGTCCCTGACCGTGATGTCGGGGCTCCGATTCGTCCGGCACGCGGCGGCCGCGGGCAAACCGGTGGCGATCCTCAACCACGGCGAAACCCGCGGCGACCGCTACGCGGCGGTGCGGGTGGACCTCCCGCTCGGCCGGGCGCTGACCGAGCTGGCCACCCGGCTGGGGTGCGGTCTCAGCGAGGATCGCGGCCGAAGCGCGTGA
- a CDS encoding group II truncated hemoglobin, translated as MRPTLYEFAGGDAAFLALAAAHHERCLADPELNHPFSHPGQHPQHVERLAQYWAEVMGGPPRYSETCGDHSAMLRMHAGNGDMSDLGRRFVECFVRAADDACLPADPAFRAALRSYMEWAVAEVLAYPGPPGDVPAGPAMPRWSWHGLQPM; from the coding sequence ATGCGTCCGACGCTCTACGAATTCGCCGGCGGCGATGCCGCCTTTCTGGCGCTCGCCGCCGCGCATCATGAGCGTTGCCTGGCCGATCCCGAGCTGAACCATCCCTTCTCGCATCCCGGGCAGCATCCGCAGCACGTCGAACGGCTGGCGCAGTACTGGGCCGAAGTCATGGGCGGGCCGCCGCGGTACTCGGAAACCTGCGGCGACCACTCCGCCATGCTGCGGATGCACGCCGGCAACGGTGACATGAGCGACCTCGGCCGCCGGTTCGTCGAGTGCTTCGTGCGGGCCGCCGACGATGCCTGCCTGCCCGCCGATCCCGCGTTCCGTGCCGCGCTGCGGTCCTACATGGAGTGGGCCGTCGCCGAGGTGCTCGCCTACCCCGGGCCGCCCGGTGACGTGCCCGCCGGGCCGGCCATGCCGCGGTGGTCGTGGCACGGCCTGCAGCCGATGTGA
- a CDS encoding GNAT family N-acetyltransferase, which produces MSTIEEATEAHADGVAAVFAPYVTGSVVTFETVPPTAEQWRAKIRESRLPFLVLTEADAVLGYALATPWRPKPAYRHTVETTIYLAPEATGRGHGRRLLDELLKRCADQGARQAIAVVVDSGSPASRNLHRAAGFIDAGVLRGVGFKQDRWLDTLLLQRALG; this is translated from the coding sequence ATGTCCACTATAGAGGAAGCGACGGAGGCGCACGCCGACGGCGTCGCGGCCGTCTTCGCGCCATACGTCACCGGCTCGGTCGTCACCTTCGAGACCGTCCCGCCGACAGCGGAGCAATGGCGGGCGAAGATCCGCGAAAGCCGGCTGCCCTTCCTCGTCCTGACCGAGGCGGACGCGGTGCTCGGCTACGCGCTGGCCACGCCGTGGCGGCCGAAACCGGCGTACCGGCACACGGTGGAGACGACGATCTACCTCGCGCCCGAAGCCACCGGCCGCGGCCACGGACGGCGCCTGCTGGACGAGCTGCTGAAGCGCTGTGCCGACCAGGGCGCCCGGCAGGCGATCGCGGTCGTCGTCGACTCCGGCAGCCCGGCGTCGCGGAACCTGCACCGGGCTGCCGGGTTCATCGACGCGGGCGTGCTGCGCGGCGTCGGATTCAAGCAGGACCGCTGGCTCGACACCCTGCTGCTGCAGCGCGCACTAGGCTGA
- a CDS encoding DUF3800 domain-containing protein: MSPVEIACDESGSEGENLVGGETDVFAHAGVRLTLGEAEACVREIRARIGSPAEEYKANHLLRAKHRPVLEWLLDPAGPLAGRGHVHLTDKTFFAVRAAVTLLAAHGTEELARTLHRAGPAAFGADRWAYFLAAFTSVLRLKPRRGVTTSPPEFFALARELAAVPGEAGEIMGRLCDGGERVAAYRTRLASDPGLVPVLDPLVPAVIHTVRHFSAGGTPVALVHDEQLALTGERVLQLKATLGHRLAGVRFVDSRSDARVQVADFLAGVARRIASDELNGHGDARLTGLLRAFVDTGSVWNHPG; this comes from the coding sequence GTGAGCCCGGTCGAGATCGCCTGCGACGAGTCGGGCTCGGAGGGCGAGAACCTCGTCGGGGGCGAAACCGACGTCTTCGCCCACGCCGGTGTCCGGCTGACCCTCGGCGAGGCTGAGGCCTGCGTCCGGGAGATCCGCGCCCGCATCGGCTCGCCCGCCGAGGAGTACAAGGCCAACCACCTGCTGCGCGCCAAGCACCGCCCGGTGCTCGAATGGCTGCTCGATCCGGCCGGGCCGCTGGCCGGACGCGGGCACGTGCACCTGACCGACAAGACGTTCTTCGCCGTCCGGGCCGCGGTCACGCTGCTGGCCGCCCACGGCACCGAAGAACTGGCGCGCACCCTGCACCGCGCGGGCCCCGCCGCCTTCGGCGCCGATCGCTGGGCCTACTTCCTGGCCGCGTTCACGAGCGTGCTGCGGCTCAAGCCCCGGCGGGGCGTGACGACGTCCCCGCCGGAGTTCTTCGCGCTGGCACGGGAACTCGCCGCCGTTCCCGGTGAGGCCGGCGAGATCATGGGACGGCTGTGCGACGGCGGCGAGCGCGTGGCCGCCTACCGCACCCGGCTGGCGAGCGACCCCGGCCTGGTGCCGGTGCTCGATCCGCTGGTGCCCGCGGTGATCCACACCGTCCGGCACTTCAGCGCCGGCGGCACCCCGGTCGCCCTGGTGCACGACGAGCAGCTCGCCCTGACCGGCGAACGGGTGCTGCAGCTCAAGGCCACCCTCGGCCACCGGCTGGCCGGCGTCCGGTTCGTCGATTCACGGTCGGACGCCCGCGTGCAGGTCGCGGACTTCCTGGCCGGGGTGGCCCGCCGCATCGCCTCCGACGAGCTGAACGGTCACGGCGACGCACGGCTGACCGGCCTGCTGAGGGCGTTCGTGGACACCGGATCGGTCTGGAACCATCCCGGCTGA
- a CDS encoding helix-turn-helix domain-containing protein: MIDPADLGRRLYDLRAGRGLALTALAKAAGVSVSMLSAIERGEKTPTVVVLSRIADGLGLSLSRLLADLETDRVIVRRAAEQDHVAEPGGWHRTVLTPVVPGVNFEWIRTTLPPRCDAGTFPAYAPGSHEFVAVESGTLHLGVGAAEYVLEAGDSLYFPADVTHSYANRGDEPCGYHVAALVMRPRGARA, encoded by the coding sequence ATGATCGATCCCGCGGATCTCGGCCGCCGCCTGTACGACCTCCGCGCCGGCCGTGGCCTGGCGCTGACCGCGCTGGCGAAGGCGGCCGGGGTCAGCGTCAGCATGCTGTCGGCCATCGAGCGCGGCGAGAAGACACCGACGGTCGTCGTGCTGTCCCGGATCGCCGACGGCCTCGGGCTGTCGCTGTCGCGGCTGCTGGCCGACCTGGAGACGGACCGGGTGATCGTCCGGCGCGCGGCCGAACAGGACCACGTCGCCGAGCCGGGCGGCTGGCACCGCACGGTGCTGACACCGGTCGTCCCGGGCGTCAACTTCGAGTGGATCCGCACGACCCTGCCGCCGCGCTGCGACGCGGGGACGTTCCCGGCGTACGCCCCGGGGTCGCACGAGTTCGTCGCGGTCGAGTCGGGCACGCTGCACCTCGGCGTCGGCGCGGCGGAGTACGTCCTGGAGGCGGGTGATTCGCTCTACTTTCCCGCCGACGTAACGCATTCCTACGCGAACCGGGGTGACGAGCCGTGCGGGTACCACGTCGCCGCGCTGGTGATGCGTCCGCGAGGGGCACGCGCTTGA
- a CDS encoding bifunctional helix-turn-helix transcriptional regulator/GNAT family N-acetyltransferase yields the protein MDRALVDGVRRFNRTVTQRIGALEDAFLARGRPLGQARVLWEIGAGGRDVRELRERLGLDSGYLSRLLRGLERDGLVRVEPSGADGRVRTARLTEAGAAERATLDRLSDDAAAALLARLSDGQRTRLVAAMAEVERLLTASAVDVAPCPPGHPAARFCLGAYFAELGRRFDDGFDPQLSISAADDEMTPPAGVLLVATLHAEPVGCGALKFHGDAPAEIKRMWVAPPARGLGLGRRLLGELEAYAAAKGVRTLRLETNRALGEAIGLYRAAGYREVAPFNEERYAHHWFEKQLPAPRTLA from the coding sequence ATGGACCGTGCCCTGGTCGACGGCGTGCGGCGGTTCAACCGGACCGTCACCCAGCGGATCGGCGCGCTCGAAGACGCGTTCCTCGCGCGCGGCAGGCCGCTGGGCCAGGCGCGCGTGCTGTGGGAGATCGGCGCCGGCGGGCGGGACGTCCGCGAGCTGCGGGAACGGCTCGGCCTCGACTCCGGGTACCTGAGCCGGCTGCTGCGCGGGCTGGAGCGTGACGGCTTGGTGCGCGTCGAGCCGAGCGGCGCCGACGGCCGCGTCCGCACCGCGCGGCTCACCGAGGCCGGGGCGGCCGAGCGGGCGACGCTCGACCGGCTCTCCGACGACGCGGCCGCCGCACTCCTCGCCCGGCTCTCCGACGGGCAGCGCACCCGGCTCGTCGCCGCGATGGCCGAGGTCGAGCGGCTCCTGACGGCGTCGGCGGTCGACGTCGCCCCGTGCCCGCCCGGGCATCCGGCGGCCCGCTTCTGCCTGGGCGCGTACTTCGCCGAGCTGGGCCGCCGGTTCGACGACGGCTTCGACCCGCAGCTCAGCATCTCCGCGGCCGACGACGAGATGACCCCGCCCGCCGGGGTCTTGCTGGTGGCCACGCTGCACGCCGAGCCGGTCGGCTGCGGCGCCCTCAAGTTCCACGGCGACGCACCGGCCGAGATCAAGCGGATGTGGGTGGCGCCCCCGGCGCGCGGGCTCGGGCTGGGCCGGCGGCTGCTGGGCGAACTGGAGGCGTACGCGGCGGCGAAGGGCGTCCGGACGTTGCGGCTGGAGACGAACCGCGCGCTCGGCGAAGCGATCGGCCTGTACCGCGCGGCCGGGTACCGCGAGGTCGCGCCGTTCAACGAAGAGCGCTACGCCCATCACTGGTTCGAGAAGCAGCTGCCGGCCCCACGTACCCTGGCGTAG
- a CDS encoding sigma-70 family RNA polymerase sigma factor, with amino-acid sequence METTEADLLAAARRADRGAFDRLVRPYQSELRAHCYRMLGALHDAEDALQEALLGAWRGLAGFEGRGSVRAWLYRIATNACLRLIKQRPKRLMPRDYHPAAEPGEPLAGPVEGEAFVEPYPEDGWDPQRRFELRESVELAFVAALQHLPGTQRAVLILREVLAFSAAEVADALGTSVASVNSALQRARKTLDQHAPSQSQQATLRSLGEDAERALVAEFVAAWERADVPALLKLLTADARFTMPPLPAWFDGRDDVARFLSGNVFATPWRLVPVRAAGQLAFACYQRHPDGVFRIGCVNVLTLRGDRIAEITGFLDPAMYAGFGLPPELSATSPAGAAAPPASRTG; translated from the coding sequence GTGGAGACGACGGAGGCGGACCTGCTCGCCGCGGCGCGGCGCGCGGACCGGGGCGCCTTCGACCGGCTCGTGCGGCCCTACCAGAGCGAGCTGCGCGCCCACTGCTACCGGATGCTCGGCGCCCTGCACGACGCGGAAGACGCGCTGCAGGAGGCGCTGCTCGGAGCGTGGCGCGGGCTGGCCGGGTTCGAGGGACGCGGCTCGGTGCGCGCGTGGCTGTACCGGATCGCCACGAACGCGTGTCTCCGGCTGATCAAGCAGCGCCCGAAACGCCTCATGCCGCGCGACTACCACCCGGCGGCCGAACCCGGCGAACCGCTCGCAGGCCCGGTCGAAGGCGAGGCGTTCGTCGAGCCCTACCCCGAGGACGGCTGGGACCCGCAGCGCCGGTTCGAGCTGCGCGAGAGCGTCGAGCTGGCGTTCGTCGCCGCGCTGCAGCACCTGCCGGGGACGCAGCGGGCAGTGCTGATCCTGCGTGAGGTGCTGGCTTTCTCCGCCGCCGAGGTCGCCGACGCGCTCGGCACGTCCGTCGCGTCGGTCAACAGCGCGCTGCAGCGGGCCCGCAAGACCCTGGACCAGCACGCGCCGTCACAGAGCCAGCAGGCGACGCTGCGCAGTCTCGGCGAAGACGCGGAACGCGCCCTGGTGGCGGAGTTCGTCGCGGCGTGGGAACGCGCGGACGTCCCGGCGCTGCTGAAGCTGCTCACCGCGGACGCCCGCTTCACGATGCCGCCGCTGCCCGCGTGGTTCGACGGCCGCGACGACGTCGCGCGTTTCCTGTCGGGCAACGTGTTCGCGACGCCGTGGCGGCTGGTGCCGGTCCGCGCCGCCGGGCAGCTCGCGTTCGCCTGCTACCAGCGTCACCCGGACGGCGTGTTCCGCATCGGCTGCGTGAACGTGCTGACCCTGCGCGGCGACCGGATCGCCGAGATCACCGGCTTCCTGGACCCGGCGATGTACGCGGGCTTCGGCTTGCCGCCGGAACTCAGCGCGACTTCGCCCGCAGGTGCAGCCGCTCCCCCTGCTTCCCGAACAGGCTGA
- a CDS encoding rhamnogalacturonidase, whose protein sequence is MIGSSPAEADEFSGAQGRFFDVTKFGAKGDGRTIDTAAINRAIDAAAARGGTVYFPAGTYASYSIHLKSNIALYLGANATILAAAPAGGQGYDPAEPGAGNPYQDFGHSHWHNSLIWGENLENVTIEGPGRIDGKGLVAGGSAESAPLNGNKAIALKLCRNVAIRDITIVNGGHFGILPTGVDNFRIDGLVIDTNRDGINIDCCKNVRIANTTVNSPNDDAIVLKSTYALNQVRDTENVTIDNCFVSGYDLGTLVDGTFKTASSYGRTGRVKFGTESDGGFRNIAISNIVFEHCRGLALETVDGGWLEDVTIGNLTMRSVQMPLFLRLGARMRGPSDLPVGFLRRVSISDVTTFDADPRYPSCLAGIPGHPIEDVKLSNIRHHLAGGLTPGDAVQNPPELETAYPEPSMFGTLPASGFFIRHARGVSLSDVDVHFGRPDTRPAFVLRDVADADVHHCRADKVAGTPTFVLDGVDDFRVSDSRPVAEARVEHADHQEL, encoded by the coding sequence TTGATCGGATCTTCACCGGCCGAGGCCGACGAATTTTCGGGCGCGCAGGGACGCTTCTTCGACGTCACGAAGTTCGGCGCGAAGGGCGACGGGCGCACCATCGACACGGCCGCGATCAACCGCGCGATCGACGCGGCCGCGGCGCGCGGCGGGACCGTGTACTTCCCGGCCGGGACGTACGCGAGCTATTCGATCCACCTCAAGAGCAACATCGCGCTGTACCTGGGAGCGAACGCGACGATCCTCGCCGCCGCCCCGGCCGGCGGGCAGGGCTACGACCCCGCCGAGCCGGGCGCGGGCAACCCGTACCAGGACTTCGGGCACAGCCACTGGCACAACAGCCTGATCTGGGGCGAGAACCTGGAGAACGTCACCATCGAGGGACCGGGCCGGATCGACGGCAAGGGCCTGGTGGCCGGCGGCAGCGCGGAGTCCGCGCCGCTCAACGGCAACAAGGCGATCGCGCTGAAGCTGTGCCGCAACGTCGCGATCCGCGACATCACCATCGTCAACGGCGGCCACTTCGGCATCCTGCCGACCGGCGTGGACAACTTCCGCATCGACGGGCTGGTGATCGACACCAACCGTGACGGCATCAACATCGACTGCTGCAAGAACGTCCGGATCGCCAACACGACGGTGAACTCGCCCAACGACGACGCGATCGTGCTGAAGAGCACGTACGCGCTGAACCAGGTGCGCGACACGGAAAACGTCACGATCGACAACTGTTTCGTCAGCGGCTACGACCTGGGCACGCTGGTCGACGGCACGTTCAAGACGGCGTCGTCGTACGGGCGCACGGGCCGGGTGAAGTTCGGCACCGAGTCCGACGGCGGGTTCCGCAACATCGCGATCTCGAACATCGTGTTCGAGCACTGCCGCGGCCTGGCACTGGAAACGGTGGACGGCGGATGGCTGGAGGACGTGACGATCGGCAACCTGACGATGCGCAGCGTCCAGATGCCGCTGTTCCTGCGCCTGGGCGCCCGGATGCGCGGGCCGTCGGACCTGCCGGTCGGTTTCCTGCGCCGGGTGAGCATCAGCGACGTGACGACCTTCGACGCGGACCCGCGTTACCCGTCGTGTCTCGCGGGCATCCCGGGCCACCCGATCGAGGACGTGAAGCTGAGCAACATCCGCCACCACCTGGCAGGCGGCCTCACGCCGGGCGATGCGGTGCAGAACCCGCCGGAACTGGAGACGGCGTACCCCGAGCCGTCGATGTTCGGCACGTTGCCGGCTTCCGGGTTCTTCATCCGGCACGCGCGCGGAGTGAGTTTGTCCGATGTGGACGTCCATTTCGGAAGGCCGGACACGCGCCCGGCGTTCGTCCTGCGCGACGTGGCGGATGCCGACGTGCATCACTGCCGGGCGGACAAGGTGGCGGGGACACCGACGTTCGTGCTGGACGGCGTGGACGACTTCCGGGTGAGCGACAGCCGCCCGGTGGCCGAGGCGCGGGTGGAGCACGCGGACCACCAGGAGCTGTGA
- a CDS encoding NAD(P)/FAD-dependent oxidoreductase, with protein MTENSYDVLVVGGGAAGLSAALMLGRARRRVVVVDGGSPRNAPASHMHGFLSRDGLPPSELLEIGRAELAGYGVEVVEDRVTRLEPGFTARLGRGRELTARRVLVATGVHDDLPDIPGLRESWGTDAVTCPYCHGYEVRDRPLGVLGTEPGSVEHALLVRQWSRDVVYFAHTAPPSEEDRERLDARGIRVADGTVTALRREDGHLTGIEAGGRIVPRVALFLRTRTVPHDELLRGLGYVAGEVDATGKTSVPGVWAAGNVIDARATVIIAAAQGAAAAGALNHDLVTEDVRRAVESFGGFTPAAERAVAGAR; from the coding sequence ATGACCGAAAACAGCTATGACGTCCTGGTGGTGGGTGGTGGCGCGGCGGGGCTGAGCGCCGCGCTGATGCTGGGCCGCGCGCGGCGGCGCGTCGTGGTCGTCGACGGCGGCTCGCCGCGCAACGCCCCGGCGTCGCACATGCACGGTTTCCTGTCCCGCGACGGCCTGCCGCCGTCCGAACTGCTCGAGATCGGCCGGGCGGAGCTGGCCGGCTACGGCGTCGAGGTGGTCGAAGACCGGGTGACGCGGCTCGAACCGGGCTTCACCGCCCGGCTGGGCCGCGGCCGGGAGCTGACGGCCCGGCGCGTCCTGGTCGCGACCGGCGTCCACGACGACCTGCCGGACATCCCGGGGCTGCGCGAGAGCTGGGGCACCGACGCGGTGACGTGCCCGTACTGCCACGGTTACGAGGTGCGCGACCGCCCGCTGGGCGTCCTCGGCACGGAGCCGGGAAGCGTCGAGCACGCGCTGCTGGTGCGCCAGTGGTCGCGGGACGTCGTGTACTTCGCGCACACGGCACCACCGTCCGAAGAGGACCGTGAACGGCTCGACGCGCGCGGAATCCGGGTGGCCGACGGGACGGTGACGGCGCTGCGGCGCGAGGACGGCCACCTGACCGGCATCGAGGCGGGCGGCCGGATCGTGCCGCGGGTGGCGTTGTTCCTCCGCACCCGGACGGTGCCGCACGACGAGCTGCTGCGCGGGCTCGGCTACGTGGCGGGAGAAGTCGACGCGACGGGCAAGACGAGCGTCCCGGGCGTGTGGGCGGCGGGGAACGTGATCGACGCGAGGGCAACGGTGATCATCGCGGCAGCCCAAGGCGCGGCGGCGGCCGGCGCGCTCAACCACGATCTGGTGACCGAGGACGTGCGCCGGGCGGTGGAGAGCTTTGGTGGCTTCACCCCGGCGGCGGAACGCGCGGTGGCCGGAGCCCGGTGA
- a CDS encoding TIGR03086 family metal-binding protein, whose product MLLDRYRLASRDFARHLEAVPPDGWDAPTPCTEWNVRQLVNHMTRGNLNYVGLLHGATREEFLARREADALGDDPRTAFAESVQACADAFAEDGALDRVVDYPLGKLTGRRALAVRTADTVVHTWDLARALGADDTLDPALVAWLDDDHETIYAGLDLGPQFFAAPPPGTPGETRQDRVLTRFGRDPR is encoded by the coding sequence ATGCTCCTCGATCGCTACCGCCTGGCCAGCCGGGATTTCGCGCGGCACCTCGAAGCCGTGCCGCCGGACGGCTGGGACGCACCGACGCCGTGCACCGAGTGGAACGTCCGGCAGCTGGTCAACCACATGACCCGCGGCAACCTCAACTACGTCGGCCTCCTCCACGGCGCCACCCGGGAAGAGTTCCTGGCCCGACGCGAGGCCGACGCGCTCGGCGACGATCCCCGCACCGCGTTCGCCGAGTCGGTCCAGGCCTGCGCGGACGCCTTCGCCGAAGACGGCGCGCTCGACCGCGTCGTCGACTACCCGCTCGGCAAGCTGACCGGACGGCGCGCGCTGGCCGTCCGCACCGCCGACACCGTCGTGCACACCTGGGACCTGGCCCGCGCCCTGGGCGCCGACGACACCCTCGACCCCGCCCTGGTCGCGTGGCTCGACGACGACCACGAAACCATCTACGCGGGACTCGACCTGGGGCCGCAGTTCTTCGCCGCCCCGCCACCCGGCACGCCCGGCGAAACCCGCCAGGACCGCGTGCTCACGCGCTTCGGCCGCGATCCTCGCTGA